Proteins from a single region of Urocitellus parryii isolate mUroPar1 chromosome 4, mUroPar1.hap1, whole genome shotgun sequence:
- the LOC113175215 gene encoding olfactory receptor 13C9, with product MEWENQTILVEFFLKGLSGYPRLEVLFFVLILLMYVVILMGNGTLIILSILDSRLHTPMYFFLGNLSFLDICYTSTSIPSTLVSFLTERKAISFSGCAVQMFLGLAMGTTECVLLGMMAFDRYVAICNPLRYLIIMNKNSYVTMAAGSWLSGVVNSAVQTAFVVRLPFCRNNVINHFSCEILAVMKLACADISGNEFIMLVATTLFILMPLLFIVMSYSLIVSSILKIRSSEGRSKAFSTCSAHLTVVIIFYGTILFMYMKPKSKDALNSDGLDATDKLISMFYGVMTPMMNPLIYSLRNKDVKEALKNLLSRILICK from the coding sequence ATGGAATGGGAAAACCAAACcattctggtggaattttttctAAAGGGACTTTCTGGTTACCCAAGGCTTGAGGTCCTCTTTTTTGTACTCATCTTATTAATGTATGTGGTCATCCTTATGGGCAATGGAACCCTCATCATACTCTCCATCCTCGACTCTCGCCTCCACACCCCTATGTACTTCTTCCTGGGGAACCTCTCCTTCTTGGACATCTGCTACACTAGCACCTCAATACCTTCCACTCTGGTGAGCTTCCTCACAGAAAGAAAGGCCATTTCCTTCTCTGGCTGTGCAGTGCAGATGTTCCTTGGCTTGGCCATGGGGACAACAGAGTGTGTGCTCCTGGGAATGATGGCCtttgaccgctatgtggccatctgcaatcCCCTGAGGTATCTCATCATCATGAACAAGAATTCCTATGTGACCATGGCAGCTGGCTCCTGGCTTTCAGGGGTTGTCAACTCTGCAGTGCAAACTGCATTTGTGGTACGGTTGCCTTTCTGCAGGAATAATGTCATCAATCATTTTTCTTGTGAAATTCTGGCTGTCATGAAGTTGGCCTGTGCTGACATCTCAGGTAATGAGTTCATCATGCTTGTGGCCACGACGTTGTTCATTTTGATGCCACTGCTCTTCATTGTTATGTCTTACTCATTAATCGTTTCCAGCATCCTCAAGATTCGTTCCTCTGAGGGGAGAAGCAAAGCCTTCTCTACCTGCTCAGCACACCTGACTGTGGTGATTATATTCTATGGTACCATTCTCTTCATGTACATGAAACCCAAGTCTAAAGACGCACTTAATTCAGATGGTCTGGATGCAACAGACAAACTTATATCCATGTTCTATGGGGTGATGACTCCCATGATGAATCCTTTAATCTATAGTCTTAGGAACAAGGATGTCAAGGAggcattaaaaaatttattgagcagAATATTAATTTGCAAGTGA
- the LOC113175251 gene encoding olfactory receptor 13C9, whose amino-acid sequence MEWENQTIQVEFFLKGLSGYPRLEVLFFVLILLMYVVILMGNGTLIILSILDSRLHTPMYFFLGNLSFLDICYTSTSIPSTLVSFLTERKTISFSGCAVQMFLGLAMGTTECVLLGMMAFDRYVAICNPLRYLIIMNKNSYVTMAAGSWLSGVVNSAVQTAFVVRLPFCRNNVINHFSCEILAVMKLACADISGNEFIMLVATTLFTLMPLLLIVVSYSLIVSSILKIRSSEGRSKAFSTCSAHLTVVIIFYGTILFMYMKPKSKDALNSDGLDATDKLISMFYGVMTPMMNPLIYSLRNKDVKEALKNLLSRRLICK is encoded by the coding sequence ATGGAATGGGAAAACCAAACCATTCAGGTGGAGTTTTTTCTGAAGGGACTTTCTGGTTACCCAAGGCTTGAGGTACTCTTTTTTGTACTCATCTTATTAATGTATGTGGTCATCCTTATGGGCAATGGAACCCTCATCATACTCTCCATCCTCGACTCTCGCCTCCACACCCCTATGTACTTCTTCCTGGGGAACCTCTCCTTCTTGGACATCTGCTACACTAGCACCTCAATACCTTCCACTCTGGTGAGCTTCCTCACAGAAAGAAAGACCATTTCCTTCTCTGGCTGTGCAGTGCAGATGTTCCTTGGCTTGGCCATGGGGACAACAGAGTGTGTGCTCCTGGGAATGATGGCCtttgaccgctatgtggccatctgcaatcCCCTGAGGTATCTCATCATCATGAACAAGAATTCCTATGTGACCATGGCAGCTGGCTCCTGGCTTTCAGGGGTTGTCAACTCTGCAGTGCAAACTGCATTTGTGGTACGGTTGCCTTTCTGCAGGAATAATGTCATCAATCATTTTTCTTGTGAAATTCTGGCTGTCATGAAGTTGGCCTGTGCTGACATCTCAGGTAATGAGTTCATCATGCTTGTGGCCACAACTTTGTTCACTTTAATGCCGCTGCTCTTGATTGTCGTATCTTACTCATTAATCGTTTCCAGCATCCTCAAGATTCGTTCCTCTGAGGGGAGAAGCAAAGCCTTCTCTACCTGCTCAGCACACCTGACTGTGGTGATAATATTCTATGGTACCATTCTTTTCATGTACATGAAACCCAAGTCTAAAGACGCACTTAATTCAGATGGTCTGGATGCAACAGACAAACTTATATCCATGTTCTATGGGGTGATGACTCCCATGATGAATCCTTTAATCTATAGTCTTAGGAACAAGGATGTGAAGGAGGCATTAAAAAATTTACTGAGCAGAAGATTAATTTGCAAGTGA
- the LOC144254587 gene encoding olfactory receptor 13C7-like: protein MGKYNQSSVTEFVLLGLTGYPELEAIYFVLVLCMYLVILLGNGVIITVSVCDSHLHTPMYFFLSNLSFLDICYTSSSIPLFLSSFLTSKKTISFSGCGVQMFLSFAMGATECVLLSMMAFDRYVAICNPLRYPIIMSKTSYVPMAAGSWIAGGVNSVLQTSLAMKLPFCGDNVINHFTCEILAVLKLACADISINIISMVVANVIFLVAPVLFIFISYVFILSTILRIPSAEGKRKAFSTCSAHLTVVIIFYGTILFMYAKPKAKDSSGADKEQVTDKIISLFYGVVTPMLNPLIYSLRNKDVKAAVKNILCRKRFLEGM from the coding sequence atgggAAAATACAATCAATCTTCTGTGACAGAATTTGTCCTGCTGGGGCTTACAGGTTACCCAGAGCTTGAGGCCATTTACTTTGTGCTGGTACTTTGCATGTATCTGGTGATCCTGTTGGGAAATGGAGTCATCATCACTGTTAGTGTCTGTGACTCCCACttgcacacccccatgtactttttcctcagTAACTTGTCATTCTTGGACATCTGCTACACTAGTTCTTCTATTCCCTTATTTCTCAGCAGCTTCTTAACTTCAAAGAAAACCATCTCCTTCTCTGGATGTGGAGTGCAAATGTTTCTCTCCTTTGCTATGGGAGCCACAGAGTGTGTCCTTTTAAGTATGATGGCATTtgatcgctatgtggccatctgtaaccCTCTGAGATACCCCATCATTATGAGCAAGACTTCTTATGTGCCCATGGCTGCTGGGTCCTGGATCGCAGGGGGTGTCAATTCTGTGTTGCAGACTTCACTTGCAATGAAGCTTCCTTTCTGTGGTGATAATGTCATTAATCATTTTACTTGTGAAATCTTGGCGGTATTAAAATTGGCCTGTGCTGATATATCCATTAATATTATTAGCATGGTTGTTGCTAATGTGATTTTCCTTGTggccccagtactttttatttttatatcatatgtTTTCATTCTCTCCACCATCCTGAGGATTCCTTCTGCAGAGGGAAAACGGAAGGCCTTTTCCACGTGCTCCGCCCACCTAACAGTGGTTATTATATTCTATGGGACCATCCTGTTCATGTATGCAAAACCCAAGGCTAAAGACTCTTCAGGGGCTGACAAAGAACAAGTCACAGACAAAATCATTTCGCTCTTCTATGGAGTGGTGACACCCATGCTCAATCCCCTCATCTATAGTTTGAGGAACAAAGATGTGAAGGCAGCTGTGAAGAATATACTGTGTCGCAAACGTTTTTTGGAAGGAATGTAA